A single region of the Deinococcus radiodurans R1 = ATCC 13939 = DSM 20539 genome encodes:
- a CDS encoding IS4-like element ISDra1 family transposase codes for MIAARSVNHHDLSAHMPGMSTPQGKKRRADRTFRDEQLDRGFFIALLVVHLPPGKVLLSLDRTNWEHGETPINFLVLGAVVHGFTLPLIWVPLDQSGNSHTYARMWLVLKLLRAWPAKRWLGLVADREFIGAEWFRFLRRQGIKRAIRIRQTDMLDDMNGKEWFEHVQHGHFHEIGEKVFVFGELMRVVATRSPTGDLVIIATDFSARKTWRLYKQRWSIECTFSSFKKRGFDLERTGMTERSRLQRLFGLVTLAWMFCLRLGVWLSQTWPIPVLKHGRRAVSLVRHGAQHLVDALRWKPQQFMAILEVFIQAFCPPGAAESEVVTY; via the coding sequence ATGATTGCCGCGAGGAGCGTCAATCATCACGACCTGAGTGCCCATATGCCGGGGATGAGTACCCCGCAGGGCAAGAAGAGACGAGCAGACCGCACCTTCCGGGATGAGCAGCTGGACAGGGGCTTTTTCATCGCTCTGCTTGTCGTCCATCTTCCACCGGGGAAGGTTTTGCTAAGTCTGGACCGCACCAATTGGGAGCACGGGGAAACGCCCATCAACTTTCTGGTGCTTGGAGCCGTGGTTCACGGCTTCACCCTGCCGCTCATCTGGGTGCCTCTCGACCAGTCTGGGAACAGTCACACCTACGCTCGAATGTGGCTGGTGTTGAAGCTCCTTCGGGCCTGGCCAGCGAAACGCTGGCTGGGTCTGGTGGCCGATCGGGAGTTCATCGGCGCGGAATGGTTCCGCTTTCTTCGTCGTCAGGGCATCAAGAGGGCAATTCGTATCCGACAGACCGACATGCTAGACGACATGAATGGGAAAGAGTGGTTTGAGCACGTCCAGCACGGTCATTTTCACGAGATTGGCGAAAAGGTGTTCGTGTTCGGGGAGTTGATGCGGGTGGTCGCAACGAGGTCACCCACAGGTGACCTCGTCATCATCGCCACAGATTTCAGTGCTCGGAAGACCTGGAGGCTCTACAAACAGCGCTGGTCGATAGAGTGCACCTTCAGCAGTTTCAAAAAGCGAGGCTTTGACTTAGAGCGAACCGGAATGACGGAAAGGAGCCGTCTACAGCGACTCTTCGGCCTGGTGACATTGGCTTGGATGTTCTGTTTGCGCCTGGGGGTCTGGCTGAGCCAGACCTGGCCCATCCCCGTTCTGAAGCATGGTCGGAGAGCGGTCAGTCTGGTGCGGCACGGTGCTCAGCATCTCGTGGATGCCCTACGGTGGAAACCCCAACAGTTCATGGCGATCCTGGAGGTGTTCATCCAGGCTTTTTGCCCGCCAGGAGCGGCTGAAAGTGAAGTTGTCACCTACTGA